Proteins found in one Syngnathus acus chromosome 9, fSynAcu1.2, whole genome shotgun sequence genomic segment:
- the f2r gene encoding proteinase-activated receptor 1 isoform X2: protein MLQGSTATGQTSVWLLVMFSLHSSALSTRNGLYPRTFSGDAKDYMGPSMLDGLGDDTGSGSGSQPEHVRLYRGSHRHPHSHYLVSEEAKRFLRSCLATTFVPTVYIFVFIISVPLNLVAAVIFVHPVRPRKPAIIYMLNLACADLLFGLLLPFKIAYHYHGNNWIYGPLMCRIVTAAFYCNMYCSVLLMACIAIDRFLAVVYPMNSLTWRSRRTAWAVCAAMWLLALMGVAPLLALGQTAYLPQLDITTCHDVQDSKKLKSYYRYFFTIYCCVFFFVPLVFTVVCYVRIIRALAASNVENRSKKTRAVVMAAVVLVVFVVCFTPANIILMVHYIGINKSSDTSYRAYLLAMCAGSLSCCLDPLIYYFGSSQCRKRVVALFGCQRPHQTPSSSHTQSTRISGQRDSSKSCKMEVVQSLSAGQYCKLDNKVHSI from the exons ATGCTTCAAGGCAGTACAGCCACAGGTCAGACATCTGTTTGGCTGTTGGTGATGTTTTCACTTCACAGCTCAGCACTCAGCACCCGCAATG GGTTATACCCGCGGACCTTCTCTGGCGATGCTAAGGACTACATGGGTCCGTCCATGCTTGACGGCCTCGGCGATGACACCGGTTCCGGCTCTGGTTCCCAGCCTGAGCATGTGAGACTATACCGTGGCTCACATCGTCATCCTCACAGCCACTACCTTGTCTCGGAGGAGGCCAAGCGGTTCCTGCGCAGCTGCCTGGCCACCACCTTCGTCCCGACGGTCTACATCTTTGTCTTCATCATCAGCGTGCCACTCAACCTTGTGGCCGCAGTGATATTTGTGCACCCCGTCCGTCCTAGAAAGCCCGCCATCATCTACATGCTGAATCTGGCATGTGCTGACCTGCTCTTTGGCCTGCTCCTCCCTTTCAAGATAGCCTACCATTACCACGGCAACAACTGGATTTACGGCCCGTTGATGTGCAGGATCGTGACGGCGGCCTTCTACTGCAACATGTACTGCTCGGTCCTGCTCATGGCTTGCATCGCCATTGACCGCTTTCTGGCCGTGGTCTACCCCATGAACTCGCTGACCTGGCGCAGCCGTCGGACCGCGTGGGCCGTGTGCGCCGCCATGTGGCTGCTGGCCCTCATGGGAGTAGCGCCTCTCTTGGCCTTGGGTCAGACCGCATACTTGCCCCAACTGGACATCACCACCTGCCACGACGTGCAAGATTCTAAAAAACTGAAATCCTATTATCGCTACTTCTTCACCATCTACTGCTGCGTGTTCTTCTTTGTCCCGCTCGTCTTCACGGTGGTTTGCTACGTGCGCATCATCCGGGCCTTGGCGGCCTCCAACGTGGAGAACCGTTCCAAAAAGACTCGAGCGGTGGTGATGGCTGCGGTTGTGCTGGTCGTCTTTGTGGTCTGCTTCACCCCAGCTAACATCATTCTAATGGTCCACTACATCGGAATCAACAAGTCCAGCGACACCTCCTACCGGGCCTACCTGCTCGCCATGTGCGCAGGGAGCCTTAGCTGCTGCCTGGACCCGCTCATCTACTACTTTGGCTCATCTCAGTGTAGGAAACGGGTGGTGGCGCTGTTTGGATGCCAGCGTCCGCATCAGACTCCGAGCAGCTCGCATACGCAGAGCACCAGAATCAGCGGGCAGAGGGACAGCAGCAAGTCATGCAAAATGGAGGTTGTTCAAAGTTTGTCAGCGGGCCAGTATTGTAAATTGGACAACAAGGTGCATAGCATTTAG
- the LOC119127813 gene encoding uncharacterized protein LOC119127813, with the protein MSAHLLAVLLAFTSLCAASEPDCKELVKPLQLDNHSPIFGKWILHVSSWDEPGLKSDLTAANSSWIELSPSSQSGTISLYWADRLNDNKCLQGSADVTVSGMTSHATLNINNHTSYHEAKYYATCSDCLLSEDTTLVPDGKSKGRYLFLFTRTGKLEPAELETFKKQAVCLNFPPEYYFLDSDVCPDERKTNEEEEPTGSSK; encoded by the exons ATGTCTGCCCACTTGCTGGCCGTTCTGCTCGCCTTCACCTCCCTGTGTGCTGCGTCTGAACCGGACTGCAAGGAACTTGTTAAACCTCTGCAATTGGACAACCACAGCCCT ATCTTCGGAAAATGGATTCTTCACGTGAGCTCATGGGATGAGCCAGGCCTAAAGAGTGACCTGACGGCAGCAAACAGCTCATGGATTGAATTGTCACCATCTTCCCAGAGTGGGACCATCTCCCTCTACTGGGCTGACCGTCT GAACGACAACAAATGTCTTCAGGGCTCCGCTGATGTCACCGTGTCCGGAATGACCAGCCACGCCACCT TAAACATCAACAACCATACTTCCTATCATGAGGCCAAATATTACGCAACCTGTTCCGACTGCCTCCTTTCCGAAGACACCACCCTCGTTCCAGATGGCAAATCTAAGGGCCGATACCTTTTCCTCTTCA CCCGAACCGGTAAACTGGAGCCAGCCGAGTTGGAGACCTTCAAGAAACAAGCCGTGTGTCTTAATTTCCCCCCAGAATACTACTTTCTGGACTCGG ATGTGTGTCCAGATGAAAGGAAGACCAACGAGGAAGAAGAGCCAACTGGTTCCTCAAAGTAG
- the f2r gene encoding proteinase-activated receptor 1 isoform X1: MLQGSTATGQTSVWLLVMFSLHSSALSTRNASGLYPRTFSGDAKDYMGPSMLDGLGDDTGSGSGSQPEHVRLYRGSHRHPHSHYLVSEEAKRFLRSCLATTFVPTVYIFVFIISVPLNLVAAVIFVHPVRPRKPAIIYMLNLACADLLFGLLLPFKIAYHYHGNNWIYGPLMCRIVTAAFYCNMYCSVLLMACIAIDRFLAVVYPMNSLTWRSRRTAWAVCAAMWLLALMGVAPLLALGQTAYLPQLDITTCHDVQDSKKLKSYYRYFFTIYCCVFFFVPLVFTVVCYVRIIRALAASNVENRSKKTRAVVMAAVVLVVFVVCFTPANIILMVHYIGINKSSDTSYRAYLLAMCAGSLSCCLDPLIYYFGSSQCRKRVVALFGCQRPHQTPSSSHTQSTRISGQRDSSKSCKMEVVQSLSAGQYCKLDNKVHSI; the protein is encoded by the exons ATGCTTCAAGGCAGTACAGCCACAGGTCAGACATCTGTTTGGCTGTTGGTGATGTTTTCACTTCACAGCTCAGCACTCAGCACCCGCAATG CCTCAGGGTTATACCCGCGGACCTTCTCTGGCGATGCTAAGGACTACATGGGTCCGTCCATGCTTGACGGCCTCGGCGATGACACCGGTTCCGGCTCTGGTTCCCAGCCTGAGCATGTGAGACTATACCGTGGCTCACATCGTCATCCTCACAGCCACTACCTTGTCTCGGAGGAGGCCAAGCGGTTCCTGCGCAGCTGCCTGGCCACCACCTTCGTCCCGACGGTCTACATCTTTGTCTTCATCATCAGCGTGCCACTCAACCTTGTGGCCGCAGTGATATTTGTGCACCCCGTCCGTCCTAGAAAGCCCGCCATCATCTACATGCTGAATCTGGCATGTGCTGACCTGCTCTTTGGCCTGCTCCTCCCTTTCAAGATAGCCTACCATTACCACGGCAACAACTGGATTTACGGCCCGTTGATGTGCAGGATCGTGACGGCGGCCTTCTACTGCAACATGTACTGCTCGGTCCTGCTCATGGCTTGCATCGCCATTGACCGCTTTCTGGCCGTGGTCTACCCCATGAACTCGCTGACCTGGCGCAGCCGTCGGACCGCGTGGGCCGTGTGCGCCGCCATGTGGCTGCTGGCCCTCATGGGAGTAGCGCCTCTCTTGGCCTTGGGTCAGACCGCATACTTGCCCCAACTGGACATCACCACCTGCCACGACGTGCAAGATTCTAAAAAACTGAAATCCTATTATCGCTACTTCTTCACCATCTACTGCTGCGTGTTCTTCTTTGTCCCGCTCGTCTTCACGGTGGTTTGCTACGTGCGCATCATCCGGGCCTTGGCGGCCTCCAACGTGGAGAACCGTTCCAAAAAGACTCGAGCGGTGGTGATGGCTGCGGTTGTGCTGGTCGTCTTTGTGGTCTGCTTCACCCCAGCTAACATCATTCTAATGGTCCACTACATCGGAATCAACAAGTCCAGCGACACCTCCTACCGGGCCTACCTGCTCGCCATGTGCGCAGGGAGCCTTAGCTGCTGCCTGGACCCGCTCATCTACTACTTTGGCTCATCTCAGTGTAGGAAACGGGTGGTGGCGCTGTTTGGATGCCAGCGTCCGCATCAGACTCCGAGCAGCTCGCATACGCAGAGCACCAGAATCAGCGGGCAGAGGGACAGCAGCAAGTCATGCAAAATGGAGGTTGTTCAAAGTTTGTCAGCGGGCCAGTATTGTAAATTGGACAACAAGGTGCATAGCATTTAG